The following are from one region of the Mangifera indica cultivar Alphonso chromosome 14, CATAS_Mindica_2.1, whole genome shotgun sequence genome:
- the LOC123196248 gene encoding uncharacterized protein LOC123196248, with translation MGCFLSKPKDTVGNRRRLGNIGDVSVYVPGFRIPKPVDFSQSLGDNLSKNLVERLSALRTRIVVMAAQEGPTVTRTRRKSATQHGGSTLADLHQALEDYLPGLMGLVKDGNHLQHKVQFVWINQEDEAEETAISNAWYEVLSVLHLMAMLLFSQANLLLLPRTSADGYQPKVSEESRRASIDIFLKAAGYLDCAVRHVLPQLPSELRRDLPVDLAEGVLRALCLQALGQCNDIQLGMAIDSTKATLAVKRRLACEMVKYWQQAQDNIMTLPLTNGWGEKHRLFIKWKYVEAKAAAYYYHGLILDEGNTEKFHGMAVAALQAADEYFKESKKAGEAFNAAPPLSRNPPLWGTMKYLSEKIPKDTSSKVRINRDLYSHEKIMETAPTLPDFALALKPDEFQLPPVDPSWNVENMNRV, from the exons ATGGGATGCTTTTTGTCAAAGCCCAAGGATACTGTTGGAAATAGAAGGAGGCTAGGAAATATTGGAGATGTTTCTGTTTATGTACCCGGTTTTCGGATTCCTAAACCTGTTGATTTCTCTCAATCACTTGGTGACAACTTGTCGAAGAATTTGGTGGAGCGTTTATCTGCTCTGAGAACACGTATAGTTGTCATGGCAGCTCAAGAAGGACCAACAGTtacaagaacaagaagaaaaagtgcTACTCAACATG GTGGTTCAACATTGGCTGATCTTCATCAGGCTCTGGAAGATTACTTGCCTGGACTTATGGGATTAGTAAAGGATG GAAACCATCTACAGCACAAAGTACAGTTTGTTTGGATAAATCAGGAAGATGAAGCAGAG GAAACAGCCATTTCTAATGCTTGGTACGAAGTGTTGTCAGTCTTGCACTTGATGGCAATGTTATTATTTTCACAGGCCAACTTATTGCTTCTTCCAAGAACATCTGCTGATGGCTATCAGCCAAAAGTATCTGAAG AAAGCAGGCGGGCTTCAATTGACATTTTCTTGAAGGCAGCAGGATACCTAGATTGTGCTGTACGACATGTTCTGCCACAGTTACCTTCTGAACTCAG GAGGGACTTACCAGTAGACCTTGCAGAAGGGGTTCTCCGAGCACTTTGCCTGCAAGCATTAGGGCAG TGTAATGATATCCAACTTGGAATGGCCATTGATAGTACAAAAGCCACTTTGGCTGTTAAGCGAAGACTTGCATGTGAGATGGTAAAGTACTGGCAGCAG GCTCAAGACAACATAATGACACTTCCATTAACAAATGGCTGGGGGGAAAAACATCGACTATTTATAAAGTGGAAATATGTAGAAGCAAAG GCTGCAGCGTATTACTATCATGGTTTGATCCTTGATGAGGGGAACACAGAGAAATTTCATGGGATGGCTGTAGCTGCTTTGCAAGCTGCAGATGAGTATTTCAAAGAGAGTAAAAAGGCCGGTGAAGCATTTAATGCAGCTCCTCCTTTGTCAAG AAATCCGCCGCTTTGGGGAACCATGAAGTATCTATCTGAAAAAATTCCAAAAGATACTTCAAGCAAGGTTCGGATAAACCGTGACCTATACTCTCATGAAAA AATCATGGAAACAGCACCAACCTTGCCTGATTTTGCTCTGGCCCTAAAACCTGATGAATTTCAACTTCCTCCGGTAGACCCGTCTTGGAATGTGGAGAACATGAATAGGGTGTAA